The nucleotide window ATCTCCCCTAGACCTCTCCCCCATCAACCCATTGAATAATGTTGAGAAAGGGAACAACAttataaacaaagaaaaaaatggagaGTGCTAATGCATCAACAATAATGTCAATGGAAAATAATGTTAAAGATGTCGGGCTCATTAATTTCTTGGACGAGGATAATTTTGAACAGTTCATTGAGCTTATTAGGGGTGAAACTGGTGACCCTATTGTAAAGTTTTGCCCAACATATGATTGTGAATACATCACAGGTTGTTTTTCCGCTGCCAATGCCCAATTTGAGCCTACATCGATGGATTTCAATGATTGGAATACTACAAGAATGTCTGATCCTTTTTCTCTTTATACTTCGCTTCCCGGAAAAATGAAGATCCACGAAGAAGATGAGGAGGAAGATAATGATTGTGATGAATCTTCTGCCACTATGACTACCTCAACAGTGACTCCGGGTACACCAACAAAGAAGAGCACAAGAACTGACCGGTCGAGAACATTGATTTCCGAGCGGAAAAGGAGAGGAAAAATGAAAGAGAAGCTTTACGCTTTGAGATCCTTAGTTCCTAATATCACAAAGGTATGTACTCATTCCACCAGAGGCAGATCTACGTTGGGTTGAGGGGCCTCAACCGAAAAATTATGTTATCTGTCTAAGGTTAAAGTTGAAGTATAAGGATATAAAGTATTTAATGACCTCCTTGATAAAATAGAAAGATGTATCTTAGTGGCCCAGGGGTTTCATTTCGGGATCCACGCCACGAGTTCGAATCCTGTTGGCTGTATTTCTCTTGGTAATTCTTTAAcaacttttccttatttaatgCCCAATTGGGCTTTGGCTGTTTCATTGTTGGCAACTGGGCCTGAAGAACAGAAAAAtgcatatttattatatatttatctaaaaattatttatttattatttttcaagtatttgggtatttcaactttttctttttcgatATTTTCAATACTAGTTTAAAGTCTTAGGtagaattatataattttcaaattaattctcAACCTCCTGCCCaaccccaaataaataaataaaaaatactatgcATATTTCTTTTT belongs to Capsicum annuum cultivar UCD-10X-F1 unplaced genomic scaffold, UCD10Xv1.1 ctg57701, whole genome shotgun sequence and includes:
- the LOC124893335 gene encoding transcription factor FER-LIKE IRON DEFICIENCY-INDUCED TRANSCRIPTION FACTOR-like, encoding MESANASTIMSMENNVKDVGLINFLDEDNFEQFIELIRGETGDPIVKFCPTYDCEYITGCFSAANAQFEPTSMDFNDWNTTRMSDPFSLYTSLPGKMKIHEEDEEEDNDCDESSATMTTSTVTPGTPTKKSTRTDRSRTLISERKRRGKMKEKLYALRSLVPNITK